GCCGGGGCCTCGACAGCGTGGCATCTCCTTCGGGAAGGCATCTCGGACATCATCGTCCTCGAGCGTCGCGCGGCACCGGGGCTCGAAGCCTCAGGCCACAACGCGGCCATCCTCCGACTCCCCGAGTCCCCACCGCAGCTGGCGGACTGGGCCCGC
The sequence above is drawn from the bacterium genome and encodes:
- a CDS encoding FAD-binding oxidoreductase, whose amino-acid sequence is MLPERADVVILGAGLAGASTAWHLLREGISDIIVLERRAAPGLEASGHNAAILRLPESPPQLADWAR